A stretch of Eleutherodactylus coqui strain aEleCoq1 chromosome 2, aEleCoq1.hap1, whole genome shotgun sequence DNA encodes these proteins:
- the MBLAC1 gene encoding metallo-beta-lactamase domain-containing protein 1, with protein MEYVTSPFSSHDIPGDPHSVHILLEGYCRDVGEDRFQADGSVTLIRGPLTVLVDTAGPWSRDFILDSLRSRGISPEDVTNVICTHGHSDHVGNLNLFANAEILVSYDLWRDGSYVSHNFRGGEPYFLPGGKGLKVVPTPGHTGSDITLLVPGTTLGMVAVAGDVFEREGDEDTWRELSENPEIQEKSRRSLLGLADVIVPGHGPPFRVIRAGQDSETL; from the exons ATGGAG TACGTGACGTCTCCGTTCTCCTCCCACGATATCCCTGGCGACCCTCATTCCGTGCACATCCTTCTGGAAGGCTACTGCAGGGACGTGGGCGAAGATCGTTTCCAGGCTGACGGCTCAGTCACCCTAATCCGCGGCCCCCTGACTGTACTGGTGGACACCGCCGGACCTTGGTCCCGAGATTTTATCCTTGACTCTCTGCGGAGCCGTGGGATTTCTCCCGAAGACGTGACGAACGTCATATGCACGCATGGACATTCTGATCACGTGGGCAACCTGAATCTGTTTGCCAACGCCGAGATCCTGGTGTCTTACGATCTGTGGCGCGACGGGTCCTATGTCTCCCACAACTTCCGGGGTGGAGAACCCTACTTCTTACCCGGAGGAAAAGGCTTGAAGGTTGTGCCCACCCCAGGGCACACAGGAAGTGACATCACCCTCCTGGTTCCAGGGACAACGCTTGGCATGGTGGCGGTTGCCGGCGACGTGTTCGAAAGAGAAGGAGATGAGGACACTTGGAGGGAACTTAGTGAAAACCCGGAAATTCAGGAGAAGAGTCGGAGGAGCCTTCTGGGGTTGGCAGACGTCATTGTGCCTGGGCATGGTCCTCCATTCAGGGTCATCCGTGCTGGTCAGGACTCTGAGACATTGTGA